A stretch of Acropora palmata chromosome 9, jaAcrPala1.3, whole genome shotgun sequence DNA encodes these proteins:
- the LOC141893206 gene encoding uncharacterized protein LOC141893206 has product MTNVIVQPGMSGHKSFSGSVQYIGGYDGSYADDKNEDARNDNPIPMGLEVFEGINKLVAHQVVGSDEVWWSRMEFVVDDGAGRQLFDIKEIKTLNSWLQFLMGQSRPFYMKVIDSNSNNWIMELEHPASCPSPGMCPWASTEMTVRMPTGEVLGHIKHADRETFGSWLGPSTYFDIYNYEGNLIYKVKGPSGYPCECTRDKVAAFQIFKEGTQSEQVGQLTHTWRGPCGGMCSCCISEEPDFVSVQFEESLSAEDKALFLGLVFVVMHSYWEMM; this is encoded by the exons ATGACGAATGTTATCGTTCAGCCCGGTATGAGTGGACACAAAAGTTTTTCGGGTTCAGTGCAGTACATTGGAGGGTATGATGGATCGTACGCAGATGATAAAAACGAAGATGCGAGAAACGATAATCCGATTCCAATGGGCTTGGAGGTCTTCGAGGGAATCAACAAACTTGTGGCACATCAAGTTGTTGGCAGTGATGAAG tCTGGTGGAGTCGCATGGAGTTTGTTGTGGATGATGGGGCTGGAAGGCAATTATTTGACATCAAAGAAA tcAAGACACTAAATAGCTGGCTTCAGTTTCTCATGGGACAATCACGACCTTTCTACATGAAAGTTATCGACAGTAACTCGAATAATTGGATTATGGAGCTTGAACATCCAGCTAGCTGTCCAAGTCCTGGAATGTGCCCATGGGCTTCAACTGAAATGACTGTCCGCATGCCCACTGGTGAGGTACTGGGACACATCAAGCATGC GGATAGAGAGACTTTTGGCAGTTGGCTTGGGCCTTCCACATACTTTGATATTTACAACTATGAAGGAAATCTGATTTACAAAGTGAAAGGGCCCTCAGGGTACCCCTGTGAGTGCACAAGAGATAAGGTTGCCGCCTTCCAG ATATTTAAAGAGGGAACCCAATCTGAGCAAGTGGGTCAGTTGACACACACCTGGAGGGGTCCCTGTGGAGGAATGTGTAGCTGCTGTATTTCTGAGGAGCCAGATTTTGTCTCAGTCCAAT TTGAAGAAAGCCTCTCTGCCGAGGACAAAGCCCTATTTCTGGGTCTTGTATTTGTGGTT atGCATTCTTACTGGGAAATGATGTGA